Proteins from a genomic interval of Skermanella sp. TT6:
- a CDS encoding c-type cytochrome: MRVSHIAGGVLLAAAAGAAGFAVLAWQPEIEPVEPPARAAFDQAEIAEGAKLAALGNCLQCHTAPGGKPFAGGYPLETPFGTIHGTNITPDPETGIGTWSAEAFRRAMAEGVGRSGEHLYPGFPYDHFTRVTDRDNRALYAYLMTREPVRAEAPPNRLPLPLTFRPLLAGWKLLFLEAGEYRPDPERSDEWNRGAYLAEGLAHCGACHTPRNALGAREAGREFAGGFSEGWYAPALDRDSAAPVPWTRDALFDYLRTGVSEDHAVASGPMAPVVRNLSDVPDADIRAIATYVADRMGAPDGPAPAPPAPPPPAPVARAGGEERGQEQGRAAAIYAGACATCHEPGGPLQFQAPVALDRATSLAQPNPSNAIRAILHGVETPDAAAQPLMPGFANALTDAQVAELTAWLRTRFSGGPAWDDLEAEVAEARSGRSAE, translated from the coding sequence ATGCGGGTATCCCATATCGCGGGAGGGGTGCTGCTGGCGGCGGCGGCGGGCGCCGCCGGTTTCGCGGTGCTCGCTTGGCAGCCGGAGATCGAGCCGGTGGAACCGCCCGCCCGCGCCGCCTTCGACCAGGCCGAGATCGCCGAGGGGGCGAAGCTGGCGGCGCTGGGCAATTGCCTGCAATGCCACACCGCGCCGGGAGGCAAGCCCTTCGCCGGCGGCTATCCGCTCGAGACGCCGTTCGGCACGATCCACGGCACCAACATCACGCCCGATCCGGAGACCGGCATCGGGACCTGGTCCGCGGAGGCTTTCCGGCGGGCGATGGCCGAGGGCGTCGGCCGCTCCGGCGAGCATCTGTATCCGGGCTTTCCCTACGACCATTTCACCAGGGTGACCGACCGGGACAATCGCGCGCTCTACGCCTACCTGATGACCCGCGAGCCGGTCCGGGCCGAGGCGCCGCCGAACCGGCTGCCCCTGCCGCTGACCTTCCGGCCGCTGCTGGCGGGATGGAAGCTCCTGTTCCTGGAGGCCGGGGAATACCGCCCCGACCCGGAGAGGTCGGACGAGTGGAACCGCGGCGCCTACCTGGCCGAGGGGCTGGCCCATTGCGGCGCCTGCCACACGCCGCGGAACGCGCTGGGTGCCCGCGAGGCCGGCCGGGAGTTCGCCGGCGGCTTCTCCGAAGGCTGGTACGCCCCGGCGCTGGACCGGGACTCGGCCGCGCCGGTGCCCTGGACTCGCGATGCCCTGTTCGATTACCTGCGCACCGGCGTCAGCGAGGATCATGCCGTGGCGTCCGGACCCATGGCGCCCGTGGTGCGCAACCTCTCCGACGTGCCGGATGCGGACATCCGGGCCATCGCGACCTATGTCGCCGACCGGATGGGCGCGCCGGACGGGCCTGCCCCCGCGCCGCCCGCCCCGCCGCCCCCAGCGCCTGTCGCCCGCGCCGGCGGGGAGGAACGGGGGCAGGAGCAGGGCAGGGCGGCGGCGATCTATGCCGGGGCCTGCGCCACCTGCCATGAACCCGGCGGTCCGCTCCAGTTCCAGGCGCCGGTCGCCCTGGACCGGGCCACGTCGCTGGCGCAGCCGAACCCCAGCAACGCCATCCGGGCGATCCTGCACGGGGTCGAGACGCCGGACGCCGCGGCCCAACCGCTGATGCCGGGCTTCGCCAACGCGCTGACCGACGCGCAGGTGGCCGAGCTGACGGCCTGGCTGCGGACGCGGTTCTCCGGCGGACCCGCCTGGGACGACCTGGAGGCCGAGGTCGCCGAGGCCCGCTCGGGCCGATCCGCGGAATAG
- a CDS encoding (2Fe-2S)-binding protein: MITLSVNGRDHSVDADPATPLLYVLRDDLGLNAAKFGCGLGQCGSCMVLVDGAPVISCVTPVAALEGRRIRTVEGLGTVEDPGPVQRAFIEEQAAQCGYCIPGFMISAQALLERTASPSDAEIRDALHPNLCRCGTHMRIFKAVRRAAQAMQTADAAGTGREDAR; the protein is encoded by the coding sequence ATGATCACCCTGTCCGTCAACGGCCGGGACCATAGCGTCGATGCCGACCCGGCGACGCCGCTGCTCTACGTCCTGCGCGACGACCTCGGGCTCAACGCGGCGAAGTTCGGCTGCGGCCTGGGCCAGTGCGGCTCCTGCATGGTGCTGGTGGACGGCGCGCCGGTCATCTCCTGCGTGACCCCGGTGGCGGCGCTGGAAGGGCGGCGCATCCGGACGGTCGAGGGGCTGGGAACCGTCGAAGATCCGGGACCGGTCCAGCGCGCCTTCATCGAGGAGCAGGCGGCCCAGTGCGGCTATTGCATCCCCGGCTTCATGATCAGCGCCCAGGCATTGCTGGAACGGACAGCCTCGCCGTCCGACGCGGAGATCCGCGATGCCCTGCATCCCAACCTGTGCCGCTGCGGCACCCACATGCGGATCTTCAAGGCGGTGCGCCGGGCCGCCCAGGCGATGCAGACGGCCGATGCCGCCGGAACCGGGCGGGAGGACGCGCGATGA
- a CDS encoding xanthine dehydrogenase family protein molybdopterin-binding subunit — protein sequence MKDLAGFPRALSRRAFLGGGALLVGFTLMPGHLLAQAPQEADGGGGVGLPKALGADPSLESWIRIDADGAITVFTGKAELGQGIRTALTQVAAEELGVDPADIALVTADTGRTPNESFTAGSQSMQDSGTAILHAAAQVRSILSDLAAERLEVPAERLGLEGGSFRAPDGRAVTFGELVGGGALDGVPAEAGAALKPAEQYRVIGRDLPRIDIPAKVTGGPAYVQDLRMPGMVHARVVRPPGYGARLRAVDAAAVEGMPGVVGVHRDGSYLAVVAEREWQAVTASRALARAAVWDDATALPDQADIFDTLLALPSEDTVIHDRRDGLAAAAGSTRRLEAEYRREYHVHASIGPSCAVGLFQDGMMTVWSHAQGMYPLRAALVEMLGLQEDRVRCIHAEGSGCYGHNGADDAGADAALLARAFPGRPVRVQWMREDEHCWEPFGPAMLSRAAGALDTEGRIVDWNYEVWSNAHSTRPGGAGALMPAWHLDRPFRPDPPTPIPQPAGGGDRNAIPLYVLPNARITHHFIPEMPLRVSALRALGGYMNVFALESFMDELAGEAGADPVEFRLRHLEDPRARDVVTLAAERFGWPAAADLPAGHGRGFGFARYKNLAAYCAVAVEVAVERETGAVRLVRAVSAIDSGQAVNPDGIRNQTEGGIIQSASWTLLERATFDRTRITSRDWSSYPVLRFDQVPDSVEVHVIDRPGAPYLGTGEAAQGPAAAAIANAVADAAGVRLRDLPLTRDRVKAAIGV from the coding sequence ATGAAGGATTTGGCCGGTTTCCCCCGGGCGCTGTCGCGCCGCGCCTTCCTCGGCGGCGGCGCGCTGCTGGTGGGATTCACCCTGATGCCCGGTCACCTGCTCGCCCAGGCGCCGCAGGAGGCCGACGGCGGGGGCGGCGTCGGGCTGCCCAAGGCGCTCGGGGCCGATCCGTCCCTGGAGTCGTGGATCCGGATCGACGCCGACGGCGCGATCACCGTCTTCACCGGCAAGGCCGAGCTGGGGCAGGGGATCAGGACGGCGCTGACCCAGGTCGCGGCGGAGGAGCTGGGCGTCGATCCCGCCGACATCGCCCTGGTCACGGCCGACACCGGCCGGACCCCCAACGAGAGCTTCACCGCCGGCAGCCAGTCCATGCAGGACAGCGGCACCGCGATCCTGCACGCCGCGGCCCAGGTGCGGTCGATCCTGTCGGACCTGGCGGCGGAGCGGCTCGAGGTGCCGGCCGAACGGCTGGGCCTGGAAGGCGGCTCGTTCAGGGCGCCGGACGGCAGGGCCGTGACCTTCGGCGAGCTGGTGGGCGGCGGCGCCCTCGACGGGGTCCCGGCGGAGGCGGGCGCAGCCTTGAAGCCTGCGGAGCAGTACCGGGTGATCGGCCGCGACCTCCCGCGGATCGACATCCCGGCGAAGGTCACCGGCGGGCCGGCCTATGTCCAGGATCTGCGCATGCCCGGCATGGTGCATGCCCGCGTCGTCCGGCCGCCGGGCTACGGCGCCCGCCTGCGCGCGGTCGACGCCGCGGCGGTCGAAGGGATGCCCGGCGTGGTCGGCGTCCACCGCGACGGCAGCTACCTGGCCGTGGTCGCGGAGCGGGAGTGGCAGGCGGTGACCGCCTCCCGGGCGCTTGCCCGTGCGGCGGTCTGGGACGATGCGACGGCGCTGCCCGACCAGGCAGACATCTTCGATACCCTGCTGGCCCTCCCGTCCGAGGACACGGTGATCCACGACCGGCGCGACGGCCTGGCGGCGGCCGCCGGCTCGACGCGGCGGCTGGAGGCGGAGTACCGGCGCGAGTACCATGTCCACGCCTCCATCGGCCCGTCCTGCGCGGTCGGCCTGTTCCAGGACGGCATGATGACGGTCTGGTCCCACGCCCAGGGCATGTACCCGCTGCGGGCCGCGCTGGTCGAGATGCTGGGGCTGCAGGAGGACCGGGTCCGCTGCATCCATGCCGAGGGGTCCGGCTGCTACGGCCACAACGGAGCCGACGACGCCGGCGCCGACGCCGCCCTGCTCGCCCGGGCGTTCCCCGGCCGGCCGGTGCGCGTCCAGTGGATGCGCGAGGACGAGCATTGCTGGGAACCGTTCGGACCGGCCATGCTGTCCCGCGCCGCGGGCGCGCTCGATACCGAGGGCCGGATCGTCGATTGGAACTACGAGGTCTGGAGCAACGCCCATTCGACCCGGCCGGGCGGGGCGGGAGCGCTGATGCCGGCCTGGCACCTGGACCGGCCGTTCCGGCCGGACCCGCCCACGCCGATCCCCCAGCCGGCCGGCGGCGGCGACCGCAACGCGATCCCGCTCTATGTCCTGCCCAACGCCCGCATCACCCACCATTTCATTCCGGAGATGCCCTTGCGGGTCTCGGCCCTGCGGGCGCTCGGCGGCTACATGAACGTGTTCGCGCTGGAGAGCTTCATGGACGAGCTGGCGGGCGAGGCCGGGGCCGACCCGGTCGAGTTCCGGCTGCGCCACTTGGAGGACCCTCGGGCACGCGACGTGGTGACCCTGGCCGCCGAGCGGTTCGGCTGGCCCGCCGCCGCCGATCTGCCCGCCGGCCACGGCCGGGGCTTCGGCTTCGCCCGCTACAAGAACCTGGCGGCCTACTGCGCGGTCGCCGTGGAGGTCGCGGTCGAGCGGGAGACCGGCGCCGTCCGGCTGGTGCGCGCCGTCTCCGCGATCGACAGCGGGCAGGCGGTCAATCCCGACGGCATCCGCAACCAGACCGAGGGCGGCATCATCCAGTCCGCCAGCTGGACGCTGCTGGAGCGCGCGACCTTCGACCGGACCCGCATCACCAGCCGGGACTGGAGCAGCTATCCGGTGCTGCGCTTCGACCAGGTGCCCGACAGCGTCGAGGTCCACGTGATCGACCGTCCCGGAGCGCCCTACCTGGGCACCGGCGAGGCCGCCCAGGGACCGGCGGCGGCCGCCATCGCCAACGCGGTCGCCGACGCCGCCGGCGTCCGCCTGCGCGACCTGCCGCTGACCCGCGACCGCGTCAAGGCGGCGATCGGGGTATAG
- a CDS encoding DUF2946 domain-containing protein: MGTGRRNDLRKGRSGSPVRRVLFAWLAVCALLIQSIVPELAMAARDAPERRIAATGTHAPGMVAGHGAHEPQESHDCGTTEPDRQPPPGVHDSCPFCFVQSLQVLPADGGRIASPSVAVPLKVTVRDAVPLVARQFLTCLHPRAPPQDDTA, encoded by the coding sequence ATGGGGACGGGCCGACGCAACGATCTCCGGAAAGGGCGGAGCGGATCACCGGTCCGGCGCGTCCTTTTCGCGTGGCTCGCCGTTTGCGCGCTCCTGATCCAGTCCATCGTCCCCGAGTTGGCGATGGCGGCGCGAGACGCCCCGGAACGCCGGATCGCGGCCACCGGGACGCATGCGCCGGGAATGGTCGCCGGACACGGCGCCCACGAGCCCCAGGAATCCCACGATTGCGGGACGACGGAACCGGATCGACAGCCCCCGCCGGGCGTCCACGACTCCTGTCCCTTCTGCTTCGTGCAGTCGTTGCAGGTTCTGCCGGCCGACGGCGGACGGATCGCGTCGCCTTCGGTCGCGGTCCCCCTGAAGGTGACGGTCCGCGACGCCGTTCCCCTCGTCGCCAGACAGTTCCTGACCTGCCTCCATCCCCGCGCTCCACCGCAAGACGACACGGCCTGA
- a CDS encoding YcnI family protein, whose amino-acid sequence MNHALTAALGAAILCLAGASPASAHATLETREAPAGSFYKAVIRIGHGCEGAATTSIRVQIPEGVIAVKPMPKPGWQLTTKEGQYAQAYDYYGDKLTKGVTEVSWSGGNLPDAWYDEFVFRARLPDVPAGTVIHFPIVQQCETGVHRWIEIPEPGRSADDYKEPAPGVKITAKP is encoded by the coding sequence ATGAACCATGCCCTGACGGCGGCGCTTGGCGCCGCTATCCTTTGCCTGGCCGGCGCAAGCCCGGCTTCGGCCCATGCAACCCTCGAAACCAGGGAGGCTCCCGCCGGCAGCTTCTACAAGGCGGTGATCCGGATCGGCCACGGCTGCGAAGGCGCTGCCACGACGTCCATCCGTGTCCAGATTCCCGAAGGCGTCATCGCGGTCAAGCCGATGCCCAAGCCGGGGTGGCAACTGACCACCAAGGAGGGGCAGTACGCCCAGGCTTACGATTACTACGGCGACAAGCTGACCAAGGGCGTCACGGAAGTATCCTGGTCCGGCGGCAACCTGCCCGATGCCTGGTATGACGAGTTCGTCTTCCGGGCCAGGCTGCCCGACGTTCCGGCGGGTACGGTCATCCACTTCCCGATCGTCCAGCAGTGCGAGACGGGCGTGCATCGCTGGATCGAGATCCCCGAGCCGGGCCGGAGCGCGGACGACTACAAGGAGCCGGCTCCCGGCGTAAAGATCACGGCCAAGCCGTGA
- a CDS encoding copper resistance CopC/CopD family protein has protein sequence MSTGDPAGRHRAGPRDGIARSAGLLMLVLASLVHAPAALAHAVVVETGPEDGARLDAPPREAWLRFNEPVRPVTVRVLAAGGGAVTGPEAVTAEGETIRIALPEDLPEGGYVLSYRVTSADGHPVAGSIVFAAGTEAPPAAVTEPSATDGTAVAAAAVRALHYAALLFAAGGGLFLAFVPARRDPLGGRLTPALCLGAAVAALTGMLGIGLAGANLQGAPLGSLLQGGTWQTGLATSVGFAGLLALAGLLAGTTGLALDGRRGDAALVVGALLASASLAVTGHAATAPPRWLSQPLVFAHALAAIYWVGALWPLIVVLRTVPPDEAIRAVQRFSRLAVPAVAVLALAGTVISMLQLGDAATVATTAYGRIWLAKAMLVAILLALAAINRQRLTPALAEGRPAAARRLARGIRIELLAVAGIILATASFPLTPPPRALLAQEAGMREGAGENHRHDGIPEAAAGPGRPDGYTAVVTVGNRTAVIAVEPARPGRNSVKAYLTGPGDDVLSPLEATVELAHPDAGIEPISRPLAVSAQGTVAGDVDLPFTGNWTLALDVLVTDFEKAVFRTRLIVKEGR, from the coding sequence GTGAGCACCGGAGATCCCGCGGGACGGCATCGCGCCGGTCCGCGGGACGGCATCGCCCGATCGGCCGGTCTGCTGATGTTGGTCCTGGCGTCGCTGGTTCACGCGCCGGCGGCCCTGGCGCACGCGGTCGTGGTGGAGACCGGCCCGGAGGACGGCGCCCGCCTGGACGCGCCGCCGCGCGAGGCATGGCTGCGGTTCAACGAGCCTGTCAGGCCGGTCACGGTGCGGGTGCTCGCCGCCGGGGGCGGTGCCGTGACCGGACCCGAGGCGGTGACGGCCGAAGGCGAGACGATCCGCATCGCCCTGCCCGAGGATCTGCCGGAAGGCGGTTATGTCCTCAGCTATCGCGTGACCTCGGCCGACGGCCATCCGGTGGCGGGCTCGATCGTCTTCGCGGCCGGAACGGAGGCTCCCCCGGCCGCCGTCACCGAGCCGTCGGCAACCGACGGGACCGCCGTCGCGGCCGCGGCCGTCCGGGCGCTGCACTACGCGGCATTGCTGTTCGCGGCGGGCGGCGGACTGTTCCTGGCCTTCGTCCCGGCGCGCCGGGATCCCCTGGGCGGACGCCTGACGCCGGCCCTGTGCCTGGGAGCGGCGGTGGCGGCGCTGACCGGGATGCTGGGCATCGGCCTTGCCGGGGCCAACCTGCAAGGCGCGCCTCTCGGCAGCCTGCTGCAGGGCGGCACCTGGCAGACCGGGCTGGCCACCTCGGTCGGCTTCGCCGGGCTGCTCGCCCTGGCGGGGCTGCTCGCCGGCACGACGGGCTTGGCGCTCGATGGCCGGCGGGGAGACGCCGCCCTCGTCGTCGGCGCGCTGCTGGCTTCGGCGTCCCTGGCCGTCACCGGCCACGCCGCCACGGCGCCGCCGCGATGGCTGAGCCAGCCTCTGGTGTTCGCCCATGCCCTGGCGGCGATCTACTGGGTGGGCGCCCTGTGGCCGCTGATCGTCGTCCTGCGCACGGTCCCGCCGGACGAGGCGATCCGTGCGGTGCAACGGTTCTCCCGGCTTGCCGTTCCCGCCGTCGCCGTGCTTGCCCTCGCCGGCACGGTCATCAGCATGCTCCAATTGGGCGACGCGGCCACGGTGGCGACCACCGCATACGGCCGGATCTGGCTTGCCAAGGCGATGCTGGTCGCCATCCTTCTCGCGCTGGCGGCGATCAACCGGCAGCGACTGACACCCGCCCTCGCCGAGGGACGACCCGCAGCCGCCCGGCGGCTCGCCCGCGGCATCCGGATCGAGCTGCTGGCGGTCGCCGGCATAATCCTGGCCACCGCGAGCTTCCCGCTGACGCCGCCGCCGCGGGCGCTGCTGGCCCAGGAAGCCGGCATGCGGGAGGGCGCCGGGGAAAACCACCGTCACGACGGGATTCCGGAAGCCGCGGCCGGACCTGGGCGGCCCGACGGATATACCGCCGTCGTGACCGTCGGGAACCGCACGGCCGTCATCGCCGTGGAACCGGCACGGCCGGGCCGCAACAGCGTGAAGGCGTACCTGACCGGACCCGGCGACGATGTCCTGTCGCCGCTGGAAGCGACCGTCGAGTTGGCTCACCCGGATGCCGGCATCGAGCCGATCAGTCGCCCCTTGGCCGTTTCGGCGCAGGGGACCGTCGCCGGCGACGTGGACCTGCCGTTCACCGGGAACTGGACCCTGGCCCTCGACGTCCTGGTCACCGACTTCGAGAAGGCGGTGTTCCGGACCCGGCTGATCGTCAAGGAAGGGAGATGA
- a CDS encoding PepSY domain-containing protein: MSRMTAALVAAGLGFGAAAAWADAPPPNARPLSQLIAAVERQDDFAHFKEIDWDDDGYYEVEYRTRGGGDREVKIDPVTGQVRPD; this comes from the coding sequence ATGTCCAGGATGACGGCCGCCCTGGTGGCTGCGGGACTGGGCTTCGGCGCTGCCGCGGCCTGGGCCGACGCTCCGCCGCCGAACGCCCGGCCCCTGTCCCAGCTTATCGCCGCCGTCGAGCGCCAGGACGATTTCGCCCATTTCAAGGAGATCGACTGGGACGACGACGGGTACTACGAGGTCGAGTACCGCACCCGCGGCGGCGGCGACCGCGAGGTCAAGATCGATCCCGTCACGGGACAGGTCAGGCCCGACTGA
- the oxlT gene encoding oxalate/formate MFS antiporter — protein MRWIQLAVGVICMVATANIQYAWTLFVPEIQATYGWTRASIQAAFTIFVVVQTWLTPIEGYFIDKYGPRVMVAIGGVLVGLSWIINSYATTLTGFYVGAAVGGMGVGCVYATCINNALKWFPDRRGLAVGLTAGGYGAGSALTILPIAAVIASSGYQSAFFYFGAVQGIVIFAVAWFLRSPQKGEVNYSTKVAQSRRDYTLSEALRTPVFWTMLLMFTLTVTGGLMAVAQLGLIAHDLGVKEFPVNLYFFTMAALPFALMLDRVMNGLSRPLFGWISDHIGREKTMFIAFSMEGLGIIALGYFGHNPYAFLILSGVVFLAWGEVYSLFSATAGDAFGTKHVGKIYGLLYCAKGIAALMVPLGNILMEATGTWSTVLYTVAIMDLCSAVCAIVVLRPMLARHHARNEQEYRLATGGQAQPVGSAAT, from the coding sequence ATGCGATGGATCCAGCTCGCCGTCGGCGTGATCTGTATGGTGGCGACGGCTAACATACAGTATGCCTGGACGCTGTTCGTGCCGGAGATCCAGGCGACCTACGGATGGACCCGCGCCTCGATCCAGGCCGCCTTCACGATCTTCGTCGTCGTCCAGACCTGGCTGACCCCCATCGAAGGCTACTTCATCGACAAGTACGGCCCGCGCGTGATGGTCGCCATCGGCGGCGTGCTGGTCGGCCTCTCCTGGATCATCAACTCCTATGCCACCACGCTGACCGGCTTCTATGTCGGCGCCGCGGTCGGCGGCATGGGCGTCGGCTGCGTCTATGCGACCTGCATCAACAACGCGCTGAAGTGGTTCCCGGATCGCCGCGGCCTGGCGGTCGGCCTGACCGCCGGCGGCTACGGTGCCGGCTCGGCCCTGACCATCCTGCCGATCGCCGCCGTGATCGCGTCGAGCGGCTATCAGAGCGCCTTCTTCTACTTTGGCGCCGTCCAGGGCATCGTCATCTTCGCCGTGGCCTGGTTCCTGCGGTCGCCCCAGAAGGGCGAGGTCAACTACTCCACCAAGGTCGCCCAGTCCCGCCGCGACTACACGCTCAGCGAAGCCCTGCGCACCCCGGTGTTCTGGACCATGCTGCTGATGTTCACCCTGACCGTGACCGGCGGCCTGATGGCGGTGGCCCAGCTCGGCCTGATCGCCCACGACCTCGGCGTCAAGGAATTCCCGGTCAACCTCTACTTCTTCACCATGGCCGCCCTGCCCTTCGCCCTGATGCTCGACCGCGTCATGAACGGCCTGTCGCGTCCCCTCTTCGGCTGGATCTCGGACCATATCGGCCGTGAGAAGACCATGTTCATCGCCTTCTCCATGGAAGGCCTCGGCATCATCGCGCTGGGCTACTTCGGCCACAACCCCTACGCCTTCCTGATCCTGAGCGGCGTCGTGTTCCTGGCCTGGGGCGAAGTCTACAGCCTCTTCAGCGCCACCGCGGGCGATGCCTTCGGCACCAAGCATGTCGGCAAGATCTACGGCCTCCTGTACTGCGCCAAGGGTATCGCGGCCCTGATGGTCCCGCTCGGCAACATCCTGATGGAAGCCACCGGCACCTGGTCGACCGTGCTCTACACCGTCGCGATCATGGACCTCTGCTCCGCCGTCTGCGCCATCGTCGTCCTGCGGCCGATGCTGGCCCGCCATCACGCCCGGAACGAGCAGGAATACCGCCTCGCCACCGGCGGGCAGGCCCAGCCGGTCGGTTCCGCCGCCACCTGA
- a CDS encoding NUDIX hydrolase — MQRIRKAPDKAPDKAPETRSAPRPAATLILLRDAPGGLETLMIERHAGLGFAPGALVFPGGCLAAEDRGSSGSSGGGLHPARLAAIRETFEECGILLARRRHDGALPDPARCADLAARYRARLLSGDITFGALLEAEGLIPAADRLVPFGHWVTPSVRPRRFDTVFFIAAASPGQQAQPDGSEIVSCRWGRPAEILGEADAGAARLIFATRMNLMRLAASRTVAEAVEAAMRQPLVRIVPEWIETPGGAELRIPHGAGYGPCVVPAVPADLG; from the coding sequence ATGCAAAGAATACGCAAGGCACCCGACAAGGCCCCCGACAAGGCCCCGGAGACGCGCTCCGCCCCGCGCCCGGCGGCGACCCTCATCCTGCTGCGCGATGCGCCCGGCGGGCTAGAGACCCTGATGATCGAACGTCACGCCGGGCTGGGTTTCGCCCCGGGCGCGCTGGTGTTTCCGGGAGGATGCCTCGCCGCGGAGGATCGCGGCTCCTCCGGAAGCTCCGGCGGCGGCCTGCATCCGGCCCGGCTGGCGGCGATCCGGGAGACATTCGAGGAATGCGGTATCCTGCTGGCCCGGCGGCGGCATGACGGCGCCCTGCCCGATCCCGCCCGTTGCGCCGACCTGGCGGCGCGCTACCGCGCCCGGCTCCTGTCCGGGGACATCACCTTCGGCGCCCTGCTCGAGGCGGAGGGGCTGATCCCCGCGGCCGACCGCCTCGTCCCCTTCGGCCACTGGGTGACGCCGTCCGTGCGTCCCAGGCGCTTCGACACGGTCTTCTTCATCGCGGCGGCCAGTCCCGGCCAGCAGGCCCAACCCGACGGATCGGAGATCGTGAGCTGCCGGTGGGGCCGTCCGGCGGAAATCCTCGGCGAAGCGGATGCCGGCGCGGCGCGCCTGATCTTCGCCACCCGGATGAACCTGATGCGCCTCGCCGCCAGCCGCACCGTCGCGGAGGCGGTCGAGGCGGCGATGCGGCAGCCGCTGGTCAGGATCGTGCCGGAATGGATCGAAACGCCCGGCGGCGCGGAACTCCGCATACCGCATGGGGCCGGATACGGCCCTTGCGTCGTGCCGGCCGTCCCGGCGGACCTTGGTTAG
- a CDS encoding DUF6494 family protein encodes MDPDTFNMEVRKFLKVVGVTSQREIEAAVERAIRSGRIKGGETLSAKVVLTVDGIDLRHEIDGEIELG; translated from the coding sequence ATGGATCCGGACACCTTCAACATGGAAGTCCGCAAGTTTCTCAAAGTCGTCGGGGTGACCTCCCAGCGCGAGATCGAGGCCGCGGTGGAACGGGCGATCCGGTCGGGCCGGATCAAGGGCGGCGAGACCCTGTCCGCCAAGGTCGTGCTCACCGTCGACGGCATCGACCTGCGCCACGAGATCGACGGCGAGATCGAGCTCGGCTGA
- a CDS encoding CBS domain-containing protein, which translates to MKAGDIMTRSVITIDADSTVAEAAKRMLEHRISGMPVVDGQGRVIGVISEGDLLRRAETGTETQGKGRGSWWLGLVAGASSQADAFTKQHGRTVRDAMSGSVISVDEDAPLNEVVELMESRRIKRVPVTRDRQVVGIISRANLMRILTTLEPGTAAPSVDDRTIRERVLKAYAEQPWAPDFGENVVVKDGVVHLWGAVRTQSQRQALVVGARTVPGVRDVVDHIDVVDPVAEGFVGW; encoded by the coding sequence ATGAAGGCCGGCGACATCATGACCCGCAGCGTCATCACGATCGATGCGGACAGTACCGTCGCGGAAGCGGCGAAGCGGATGCTTGAGCACCGGATCAGCGGCATGCCCGTCGTCGACGGCCAGGGCCGCGTCATCGGCGTGATCAGCGAGGGCGACCTGCTGCGGCGGGCGGAAACCGGGACCGAGACCCAGGGCAAGGGCCGCGGCTCCTGGTGGCTCGGCCTCGTCGCGGGCGCCTCGTCGCAGGCGGACGCCTTCACGAAGCAGCACGGCCGGACCGTCCGCGACGCGATGAGCGGCAGCGTGATCAGCGTCGACGAGGACGCCCCCCTCAACGAGGTGGTCGAGCTGATGGAGAGCCGCCGGATCAAGCGGGTTCCGGTCACCCGCGACCGTCAGGTGGTCGGCATCATCAGCCGGGCGAACCTGATGCGTATCCTGACGACCCTGGAGCCCGGAACGGCCGCCCCGTCGGTGGACGACAGGACGATCCGCGAGCGGGTGCTGAAAGCCTACGCGGAGCAGCCCTGGGCGCCGGACTTCGGCGAGAACGTGGTGGTGAAGGACGGCGTCGTCCATCTCTGGGGTGCCGTGCGGACCCAGTCCCAGCGGCAGGCGCTCGTGGTCGGCGCGCGGACGGTCCCGGGCGTCCGGGACGTCGTGGACCATATCGACGTGGTCGATCCGGTCGCGGAAGGCTTCGTGGGCTGGTAG